The DNA window AGGCCCTTGTAGCCGGTGCCGTCCCAGCGCTCGTGGTGGTAGGCGACCATCGGAATCACATGACGCAGGATGCCGCCCATCGAGCGCACCATGGTCTCGCCGACCTCGACGTGCCGGCGCATCTCGGTCATCTCCTCCTCGGTGAGGCCGGCGGCCTTGCGCAGGACCTCGGCGCTGATGTCGACCTTACCGATGTCGTGGAGATAGGCGCCCACGCGGATGTTCTCGACTTCGATTTCCGAGAGTCCGACCGCCCGCGCCAGCTCCACCGAATATTCGGCCACCCGGCGGGAGTGATTCTCGGTGTAGCGATCGACCGAGTCGATGAACTTGGACATCAGCTCGAGAATACCGTGATAGGCCTGATGCAGGTCACGAAGCTGGGCCTCCTTCTCCTCGTAGAGCGTGCCGACGACGTAGGAGGTGAGCACCAGGAAGCATCCCCAGGTGCACAGGTCCAGCCAGCGCATCCAGCCTTCCGGTTCCTGGCCGGCGAACTGGCCGGCGTTCGCGAACGCGATCGCGAAGACGATCGCGCACGAGAACAGCGCCGAATAGACGCCCTTGCGCAGGCCCAGCGAATACGCGCCGAACACCACCGGCACGTAGTAGAAGTTGAGAAAGGCGCGCTGATTCACGACGAAGAAGTGGATGACGCCGGTGACCGCGACGATCCCGAGCAGGACCAGAAGGCCGCGATTGACCCGCCACAACTGCTTCAGGCGCCTCGTCACGAGGCCTTTCTCAGCTTCTCGTTGGCTGCGCGCGGACGCCGCGCGCGCGCTGGCAGCTCGTGCACCTGGCCGCCGGAGAGCATGCGCTCGGATTCGGCCCCGCAGGCGGGACAGAAACTCCACTCGGCGTTGAGTCGCTTCCGACACTTGGTGCAGTGCTCGCCCACGAACTCACCGCATCCCGGGCAGAACTCGAACTCCTGGTTGAGGAACATGTGGCAGCTCGGGCACACGCGCCCGGCCTGCTCGGCCAGATAGACGACGCGCGTGACTTCTTCGAGCGTGGTGCGGCCGGTCATCACTTTCTTCAGCCCATCCTCACCGATGGAGCGCATGCCGGATTCGATCGCCGACTGGCGGATCACGGCGTCCGGAGAGTTGCGGATGATCAGACTGCGCAGGGTCTCGTCGACTTCGAACATCTCGAAGATGCCGGTGCGCCCGGCATATCCGGTTTCGCGGCAGCTCGAGCACCCGCGTCCGCGATGGAGGGTCACCGTGCCCTGGTGCCCGCCGCTCGAGATGCGGTTGAGAGTCGAGGCGTCGGCCTCGTATTCCTCGCGACACTTCGGGCACAGGGTGCGCACCAGACGCATCGCGACCACGCCCACCAGCGCGGTCGCCACCATGAACGGCTCGAGCCCAAGATCGATCAGGCGCGTCACCGCGCCGGGCGCGTCGTTGGTGTGCAGCGTGCTCAATACCAGATGGCCGGTGACCGAGGCGCGGAAGGCGATCTGGGCGGTCTCCTTGTCGCGGATCTCGCCGATCATGATGATGTCGGGATCCTGGCGAAGGATGGCGCGCAGCGCTCCGGCGAACGTCTTCTTGCCCTTCTCGTCCACCTGCACCTGATTGATGCCCGAGAGTTGGAACTCGACCGGATCCTCGACGGTCACGATGTTCTTGGTCTCGTGCTGCAGATGGCGCAGCGCCGAGTAGAGCAACGTCGACTTGCCCGAACCGGTGGGCCCGGTCACCAGGACGATGCCCTGCGGGCGGTCGAGGTAGCGGCGGATCTGATCGAGGTGGTCGGAGAGGAAGCCGAGCTCCTCGAGCGAGACACGGGTGCGGCCCTGGTCGATCACCCGGATCACGACTTTCTCGCCGTTGGTCACCGGCAGCGTGGACACGCGCATGTCCACGCGCCGGCCGCCGATCTCCACCATCAGGCGTCCGTCCTGAGGCTGTCGCTTCTCGGCGATGTCGAGGTTCGAGAGCACCTTGATGCGCGAGACGATCGCGCTCTGCGTCCACTTGGGCAGCTTCTGCACTTCCTGCAGGAGTCCATCGATGCGCAGGCGCACCACCAGATCGCGGTCCTGGGGTTCGATGTGGATGTCGCTGGCGCGATCCTCGACGGC is part of the Candidatus Sulfotelmatobacter sp. genome and encodes:
- a CDS encoding HD-GYP domain-containing protein, whose protein sequence is MTRRLKQLWRVNRGLLVLLGIVAVTGVIHFFVVNQRAFLNFYYVPVVFGAYSLGLRKGVYSALFSCAIVFAIAFANAGQFAGQEPEGWMRWLDLCTWGCFLVLTSYVVGTLYEEKEAQLRDLHQAYHGILELMSKFIDSVDRYTENHSRRVAEYSVELARAVGLSEIEVENIRVGAYLHDIGKVDISAEVLRKAAGLTEEEMTEMRRHVEVGETMVRSMGGILRHVIPMVAYHHERWDGTGYKGLQGEQIPIGARIIAVADTYDAIVTDRAYRKGRTPLQAMKILREASGSQFDPAIIEIFLQLYDVATSDEADRQAA
- a CDS encoding ATPase, T2SS/T4P/T4SS family; translated protein: MAKEHKRLGDLLLEENLISAQDLQTAVEEQRKTGQLLGATLIQLGLITEDVLLEYLQRQLGLPLVDLNEVVVDEQVLQYVKEDLARKYLAMPFDVEGKRTLKVAMADPLNVAALEDLRFHSGMFIQPVLATPSSILQAIERFYDIDSSMNEVLSSIINVEEEVSVSAVSLDEPADAIDQLKAEAEGRPIVRLTNWLLHRAVEDRASDIHIEPQDRDLVVRLRIDGLLQEVQKLPKWTQSAIVSRIKVLSNLDIAEKRQPQDGRLMVEIGGRRVDMRVSTLPVTNGEKVVIRVIDQGRTRVSLEELGFLSDHLDQIRRYLDRPQGIVLVTGPTGSGKSTLLYSALRHLQHETKNIVTVEDPVEFQLSGINQVQVDEKGKKTFAGALRAILRQDPDIIMIGEIRDKETAQIAFRASVTGHLVLSTLHTNDAPGAVTRLIDLGLEPFMVATALVGVVAMRLVRTLCPKCREEYEADASTLNRISSGGHQGTVTLHRGRGCSSCRETGYAGRTGIFEMFEVDETLRSLIIRNSPDAVIRQSAIESGMRSIGEDGLKKVMTGRTTLEEVTRVVYLAEQAGRVCPSCHMFLNQEFEFCPGCGEFVGEHCTKCRKRLNAEWSFCPACGAESERMLSGGQVHELPARARRPRAANEKLRKAS